CAGATCGCGGTTGTGCGCACAATCACCCTTTGTCCCCGTGCACACATCGGACTATCTGACGACTCTGCTGGAATGAACCGCGGGCATCGCCCGAGGTCCATTATGCAGCGTCCGCGATGGGAGGCTCGCCCAGTCCGACGACACCATCATAGGTAACCATGAAAAAGTCACGCGAGATCGGGTATGGCAGGCGTTCGTAGTCCTGCTCGACGCGATCGTGCAGGCGGTCCAGGAAATCTGTTGGGCCATCAGACAAGGCAACGAACATGTCACGCGCAGGAACCGCAACAAGGAAGTTGGGTCCGAGCGCATCGATCAAACGCGTGTGCAATCCCGGCAGGAGCAGACGTGCAGCGTCGTACCCGTCCTGCTCTGAAAGAATAGCAGCGCGACCACCTTCCTTGGATTCCACAATCTGAAACTCAAGTTGCGGCACATATTCTGCCAGATTCTTGCGTGCGATCTCATCGAGTTCATCGACTGATACACCCCAGCGGACCATCTGCTCGGTGGTCACACTGACGGTCATCTGTGGCAGATCGATGACAAAGACGATCACGGTATCGTTGACATATGGCACGTGCGCAACAAGTTCACGAGACAGATGCTGGAAGATGGAATCGGGCTGGATGCGCGGCATGATGCGTGTACGTGCAAACTCGAACGATGCATTGTTCAAATCTGCAACATCCGCATTGAACAACTGATTGAGGTAGTGGCCCACAATCTCCTCGCCGCGATCCGGCTCGTGGGAGACCATGCGATGCAGATTCAGAAGGTCGAGGCGTCGACCATCGATGATCAGTTCGGATGCACCTTCCAGTTCAACCACAAAGCTCGGCTGGAGTTTGCGCAGCATCTCTGCAACTCGCTCAGCGAATGGTTGAAGTTCGTGCGGCATGTGACCCATGAGCTTCGCCTCCGTCCCAGTCCGGCAGATCGCCCTTGTGGCTGCGAGCCCCCTCGCACACGACCACCACACAGCGACCATCCGGCCGGCAACACACGCTCATCGGCGGGCATTGGAGGCGTGTGAACCCAGAACGCTCTCGAACTTTCCAAGCCCCCTGCATAACCGGTGTGAAGGTCGCAGCCGATCCGATACACGGACTCGCCCGGCGTGCACTCCCCCAGTTTCAGCCAACAAACGCATATTTGACGGCCCGTACTCGAACGACAGGCTGTAACGGTTGTTGGGTATGTGTCATCGGAAGGGCTCGAATTGTGCTTTTGGTACAGACGGGGTAGAATCGGCGTTTGGATCGCTGTGGCGCATGGCATCTCAGGGCGGAGGTTTTCCGTCAGGTCAGCCCCACCAGCAATGCCGACACATTGTGCCCACGACGGGCATCACACACGGCCGAACCCGGTTTCATCCACTGCGATCGGGGCGACTTTGGAGAATGACACGTGACCGAGCAGGAAATTGAAGCAAAGGTGATCGATATTGTCGTCGAGAAACTCAATGTTGATCGTGACAAGATCACGCGCGACACGACCTTCCAGGAAGATCTCAACGCAGACAGTCTTGATCAGGTCGAACTCATCATGGAGTTTGAGGACAAGTTTGACACCTCAATTCCTGATTCCGAAGCTGAGAAGATCAAGACTGTTGGTCAGGCAATTGACGTCATCAAGGATGTCAACGGAATCTCGTAATCTGTGCGTCGTTCCATACGATAACAGATCACGCAACTGACGAAGGTCCGGTCCAACCGGGCCTTTTCTGCGCTGTTTCCGCACACTTCGATGCCAGGTTGCCCTGATCTGTGTCGATTGCACCAATGCAAGAGACCCCATCGCCCCATCCATCCAGAGGCCGTACCATCAAAGCGATGACCAGCCGTACGCAGCAGCATCACAGGGTCGTGATCACAGGCATGGGTGCTGTGACGAATCTCGGCCAGACCGCGCCAGAGACGTGGGATGCAATGCGCGCAGGCCGCAACGGCATCTCGTTAATCGAGGCGCCGTTTATACATGAGTATGACGGCTGGTCGGTCAAGATTGCTGGTCAGGTCAAAGACTTTGATTTCAGTGTGGCAATAGATCCTCGCGACGCACGCAAGCTGGATCGCTCAACCCAACTGGGCATGGTCGCTGCGGAAGAGGCTGTGAAGCAATCCGGGCTTGATTTTAATACTGGTCCATTCGAGCGCCGCGGCGTTGTTGTCGGCTCCGGGGTTGGTGGAATCATCACTATTGAGGAAGGATTCATTGTTCTGACCCAGAAAGGGCCGGGAAGAATCAATCCCTTCACCGTACCACGCCTCATGGTCAACGCCACCAGCGGCAATGTCTCAATCCGCTACAACCTGCAGGGCCCCGCGTCTGCACATGCGACAGCCTGTGCCAGCTCGGGTCATGCGATGCTGGATGCTGCGGGGTACATCAGGCGTGGACAGGCGGATGTCATGCTCGCTGGCGGCACAGAAGCAGCCGTGTCAGCACTGTGCATCGGTGCGTTCATGACCATGAAAGCACTCTCCACCCGCAACGACGCTCCTGAGAAGGCGTCGCGCCCGTTCGACTTGAATCGTGACGGGTTTGTGCTCGCCGAAGGCGCAGGCATGGTTGTGCTGGAGAGTGAGGAACACGCAAAGGCTCGTGGAGCGATCATCCTCGGCGAACTCGTTGGTGGAGCCAACAGTTCGGATGCCAGCCACATCACTGCACCCAACGCCGAGGGCAGGGGCGCTGCACGATCGATGCAATGGGCACTGCAGGATGCTGGCCTGAACCTGGAAGACATCGATTACATCAACGCCCATGGCACATCCACACCACTCGGCGATAGCGCAGAGGTCCATGCTGTCTTGTCGGTCTTTGGCGATCACGCACGACGCAGCGCGGGTGGCAAACTCCTGATGAGTTCCACCAAGTCCATTCACGGGCACTGTCTCGGTGCATCGGGTGCTGTCGAAACTGTCGCATGCATCGGTGCGCTTCAGCACGGCATCATCCCCCCGACCATGAATCTAGACAACCAGGATCCAGGGTTCGACATGGATCTTGTTGCCAATCAAGCTCGCGAGCGATCAATCAAGTACGCGATGAACAACACGTTCGGGTTCGGCGGCCACAACGTCGCGATGATCTTCGGTCGGTACGACGGCTAACAAGCAAGCAGATAACGCTCGTCCAAACGAAAAACCCGCGTGATCAACGCGGGTTTCTTTATCTTCATCGACTGCCGGAAACTTACTTCGCGGCGAGTGCGCGTTCCTTCAGCTTCGCGTTCAGGCGGCTCTTGCGACGTGCTGCCTGATTCTTGTGGATCACGCCGTTCTGAGCTGTCTTGTCGATCGTGCTCGCAGCGGTGCGGAACGCGGACTGTGCGTCCTCCAGCGAACCGTGGGCCAGCTTCTCAGAGAAATCCTTGATCGCAGTACGCATCGCGCGAAGGCGCCAGCGGTTGCGGGCACGACGCTTCTCGTTGGTGATGATGCGCTTCTTTGCTGATTTGGTGTTTGCCATACGCTGCGATCTTCCTTCATCCGCCCGTTCGGCTCAATGCCCGGGCCGCCACTGATACGATTGCTCTCCCGATCCAGTCACGGCTGGCGCCTGTCGGGCCTGAATAATGGGCCTACTGAGCACAAATTTCAACCCAATGGGCAAAACAGACCCTCAAAGACGCTGGATCGACACCCAAGACGACATTCTACGACACATCAAGCCCCCTGAAGCGACCACATCGCACCGGTATGGTGGGGCTGACGCTTCGCTCTCAGACCAGATGCCGCAGCTCGAACGCATCCAGCTTGTTTGCCGACCAGCACCAATCGGTCTACTATCGGCCCTGCTTTGCGCAGCGGAGCGGGCGTAGCTCAACTGGATAGAGCACCTGACTACGGATCAGGAGGTTGAGGGTTCGAATCCTTCCGCCCGTGTTCTTTTTCGCTCTGCTATTAATCTAGCTCAAATAGTGATCTATCGGGTTGCCTTGTGCGGGCAATCCTGCTGGGTTTTGATGAGTCTGGGAAGAACGCAATCCGCATTGTTTCGTCTTTGTATGTGCCACTTCTGCGATTCTGAGGTGGCGAAAGGACATGTATCCTGTTAGCTTTTTCAAGAGTTGCCAGTGTTTTTCGATATTTATAGCAAGGGGTATGGACTAGTACAAACTCTTCAATCTCACGAATGGTCATGGTCCGTTCATTGAGTTCGTTCATCAAAACACTTGCTAACCACTTGTCATCAAGCTTCGAAAGCAGAATCAGTTGATCTCCACCGAAGCGGTCAGAAAATCGAAAAGACCCTGAAGCATCAACTTTGTGCATTGCACGTTTCATTTCTTTTACACCATGAATATTGTTTGTGCAAAAAAAGAGCCAGTTCAACAGCTTTTCTTCCTTATTATGCATGGCAAAATGGAGGACATACTTTGCCCCAGCCTTTGTTCTCAGCGCATCTTTGTAAAGGTCTAAAAAATACTTCTCTCGCTTTTCCTTTGGTAGATCAATGCATTGGCGCCAACTATCCGAGCCAACTGCTGCTGTCAAGGCCGATGCTTTATTGTTGTCCGTAATAAAACGATTCAAATGATCCCAGTTTAAGTATGAAAAGACCTCGCACATGGGCATAGCAAGGAGTGATTGAACCATTTCGATTGTCACTTCACCATAACCAAACTGGTCAAGGAAGAATATGGCTGGGCCAAAGCCCTCTTTTCCATTTGACGCGACTATATCTGGAAGCAACTCTTTGCAGTCACCACATCGTTTGTTTACTTTTTTGACAGACTGTGCAGACAAAATGCGATCATGTCTTGCTTCAATTTCATTTGAAAGCGAAGCAAACCTCTGAGTGTCAATCTCGATGAAAAAGAACTCTACTGGAATAGGTATGTCCTGAGAGTGCTTGATTACACTCTCAATTGCAAGGATTGGACTGCCTGGCTGACCGTCTTTGTACACGCCCGGCCCAGCAAAGCCATCGACAAAGCGAATCACTGTTGAACCAGGAAACTTGGCTGATTGGCGAGAAAGGATCGGAACCCACGCTTTCAAATACTCTACCAGTATTTGGTGTTTGGCGAGTGTATGCGGCTCTGCATCCCAGATTGTCCCCAAGCTAGACATAGGCCTCCTCAACCACTCGAATGCCATTCGGCATCTCATCCCAAGTTTGGCCATCGAGGATGCGCCCTGTTCGTTTCTTATTCACTCCACCCCATTGCTTAAAGAAGAATGGCACTTCCATTTCAGTGCACCTGTCGCGTATCTCTCGAACCCAATCTACACTCATTGGCCTAGACTTTGGACCGCTTTCTCCACCCACAATGACCCAGTCGATGCCGCGCAAAGGGATGCGTGGAACTCGACCAATGAGTGGTTCAACGGACAAAAATCGTATATATGCTGGCACTTTTGCTAACTGTGCAATCCTGTGGCGGACCCGATTGTCCTCGACGCTCGTCCCCATCCAAATGTTCTCAGTCCATTCGAGCTCATCGGATAACTCAGCTGTTCTTTCTGGCCTCTTAGTTAGAACTTGAAAGGTATGTTGAGGACAAGCATTCATCACAGAAAAAACTTCCTGAATAAAACTCAATGGAACTTCAGGATGAAACAAATCACTCATTGAGTTTACAAAGATAACACGAGGCTTCTTCCATTGCAACGGGATAGGAACAGATGTCTGGTGGAGAGTGAGTTTGAAGCCATTCTGGTATTGCGGCTTGCCCATAGCCTTGAGCCGCTTCGACATCCTCTCAGCATAGCAGTTCTTACACCCGGCACTGACCTTTGTGCAGCCTGTGACCGGATTCCAAGTCGCTTGAGTCCACTCGATTGTGGAGTTCCCTGCCATGTGGGCCTCTTTCGTTACAACCAGTTAACAGCAAAACGACTAAATCGGGATGTCGGGACACGAATCGCGAACGATTCTCATTGATAAATGTTAGCATTTTGTTTGACAATTGCAACGCAAAAATTATGCCTAATGCATATATTTCCGTGTC
Above is a genomic segment from Phycisphaeraceae bacterium containing:
- a CDS encoding DUF1444 family protein, with the protein product MGHMPHELQPFAERVAEMLRKLQPSFVVELEGASELIIDGRRLDLLNLHRMVSHEPDRGEEIVGHYLNQLFNADVADLNNASFEFARTRIMPRIQPDSIFQHLSRELVAHVPYVNDTVIVFVIDLPQMTVSVTTEQMVRWGVSVDELDEIARKNLAEYVPQLEFQIVESKEGGRAAILSEQDGYDAARLLLPGLHTRLIDALGPNFLVAVPARDMFVALSDGPTDFLDRLHDRVEQDYERLPYPISRDFFMVTYDGVVGLGEPPIADAA
- the acpP gene encoding acyl carrier protein translates to MTEQEIEAKVIDIVVEKLNVDRDKITRDTTFQEDLNADSLDQVELIMEFEDKFDTSIPDSEAEKIKTVGQAIDVIKDVNGIS
- the fabF gene encoding beta-ketoacyl-ACP synthase II: MTSRTQQHHRVVITGMGAVTNLGQTAPETWDAMRAGRNGISLIEAPFIHEYDGWSVKIAGQVKDFDFSVAIDPRDARKLDRSTQLGMVAAEEAVKQSGLDFNTGPFERRGVVVGSGVGGIITIEEGFIVLTQKGPGRINPFTVPRLMVNATSGNVSIRYNLQGPASAHATACASSGHAMLDAAGYIRRGQADVMLAGGTEAAVSALCIGAFMTMKALSTRNDAPEKASRPFDLNRDGFVLAEGAGMVVLESEEHAKARGAIILGELVGGANSSDASHITAPNAEGRGAARSMQWALQDAGLNLEDIDYINAHGTSTPLGDSAEVHAVLSVFGDHARRSAGGKLLMSSTKSIHGHCLGASGAVETVACIGALQHGIIPPTMNLDNQDPGFDMDLVANQARERSIKYAMNNTFGFGGHNVAMIFGRYDG
- the rpsT gene encoding 30S ribosomal protein S20, with amino-acid sequence MANTKSAKKRIITNEKRRARNRWRLRAMRTAIKDFSEKLAHGSLEDAQSAFRTAASTIDKTAQNGVIHKNQAARRKSRLNAKLKERALAAK
- the tcmP gene encoding three-Cys-motif partner protein TcmP, which codes for MAFEWLRRPMSSLGTIWDAEPHTLAKHQILVEYLKAWVPILSRQSAKFPGSTVIRFVDGFAGPGVYKDGQPGSPILAIESVIKHSQDIPIPVEFFFIEIDTQRFASLSNEIEARHDRILSAQSVKKVNKRCGDCKELLPDIVASNGKEGFGPAIFFLDQFGYGEVTIEMVQSLLAMPMCEVFSYLNWDHLNRFITDNNKASALTAAVGSDSWRQCIDLPKEKREKYFLDLYKDALRTKAGAKYVLHFAMHNKEEKLLNWLFFCTNNIHGVKEMKRAMHKVDASGSFRFSDRFGGDQLILLSKLDDKWLASVLMNELNERTMTIREIEEFVLVHTPCYKYRKTLATLEKANRIHVLSPPQNRRSGTYKDETMRIAFFPDSSKPSRIARTRQPDRSLFELD
- a CDS encoding phage Gp37/Gp68 family protein, with amino-acid sequence MAGNSTIEWTQATWNPVTGCTKVSAGCKNCYAERMSKRLKAMGKPQYQNGFKLTLHQTSVPIPLQWKKPRVIFVNSMSDLFHPEVPLSFIQEVFSVMNACPQHTFQVLTKRPERTAELSDELEWTENIWMGTSVEDNRVRHRIAQLAKVPAYIRFLSVEPLIGRVPRIPLRGIDWVIVGGESGPKSRPMSVDWVREIRDRCTEMEVPFFFKQWGGVNKKRTGRILDGQTWDEMPNGIRVVEEAYV